In Exiguobacterium sp. 9-2, the genomic window GATGCTACTTGACCGAAACGACTGGATCGATGTGTTCCGGGAATTGCTACCACGCGACGATTGGCAAGACCTCATCCGTCTTCAGGTGAGTCAGCATTCGTATCCGTTTGAAGTGAAGTTACTAGAACGACCAATCAAGCAGAATCCAAATATTCATGATTTATCGGATTGGACGGTTCGTTCCCACTTCATCATGACCGACGCCGCGCAGCTTGACAGATTTCTCGAACATCTTGTCATCGAACAGCAAGAAATGGCAACTGAAGCAGAGGTGACACTCATCGTCCAAAAAACAAGGACAAGGAATCGTCCGGGTCACAAACGATTGTGTCTCGATGTATGGAGTCGCATATGAGGAGCTCGATGACGCAGGGACAGAATATGAGAACTTTTTTGATGCGATTTTACCACACGCCACGTTTCCGGTCGAGGTTGCCTTTTGTGGTCGAGGTGTCTTAGATAATGATGATTCGATTCACGTGATGACATTGCACGATACCAATTGGCAAACGGTATTTGAAGAACATTTATTGCATTTGCTGAATCGAAGAGAAGTCACGTCAGGATTATTTTCGAAATATGCACGTCCATCACAGCAAACGCTTGAGGACTTTATGTCTGAATTCTCGTTATTGATGGCGTATAACTTCATCGTTACTCACGATGCGATGGATCGATTTGGCATGCTCGATCACTTTTGTACGAATGGAAAGATCGCGCATTTTGGAAAGATAGACGATGGAAACATCATACAGAAGGAGGAAGCATAATGAGCTTAGCATCATATATCTGTATGGAGAGACAAATTCCTGAACAGTATCTCAATTTAGATGAAAAAGGTGAAACCGTTCCTTTATATATCGGCCCCTGTTTTGCGGATCAAGACTGTCTGTATGAAGTAAAAACGAAGCATTTTCATAAATGGTATGTATATGAAATTTCGAGTCACTGGGGCATCGAGATCGTTGAACCTTTTGATTCCGAAATTGCACTGGAATCGAAAGAAAAGCTGCGTTATTTGTTTACGCTCATGAGTGACTTCTTAGACGAGGGCGAATCGTTTGAATTGTATACCTGTTGGATTGGGGAAGAGTCCGATCCGCAAGTGAAAAGTATGACGTTATCATTGGCACTTGATCAGTTAGAAGACATTGAGATTCCTGAAAGAACGCATATTTTGATCACGAAACAGAGTGAAAACTAAGAAGCCGCTGATTCATAGCGGCTTTGGTTTAAAAGGTTCACTTTGAAGTTTGAAATGACAAAAGTAAGACGGTGGTTAATTAAAAAAAGAGAGTAGTGCCAGTAATCGAATAGAAGCACTCTTTCCAGACGATAAAATCGAGCGGTAATAAAGTGATTGAGAGAGGAGTGGCATCGTGTTATATGTCTATTTTGAGAAGCGTATGGATCACGCACAAGTGTTTAAGGACAGATACTTGTACGTTGATCGACCAGAACGTATCGACTTCATCTATTCGATGGGTTGTCTACCGGATATGGAAACTAAAAGAGACTATCAAGGCGATTCAAATCAAGTCCTGAAACAATTTTTGACGCGTCTCAATCGCTACCCGATTTTCGTCACGTTCGGTGGAGGTTTTACGGACGAGGAGGTCGAGCCGTTTTTTCAAAAGCACGATCTATCGTATACAAAGGTTCGACCAAATAAGAACTTATACTATAGCGTTCAGGTGCATGATGCGAGCGAACTGGAGTTATTGTTAGATGAGACCTATTGGTATGGGGCTGTGAACGAAGACTTCTTTATATCGTTTACGAATCTCTTGACGTTTGAGCTGAGAATGGTCAAAGGATGGTTTTTCAAAAAAGAACGTACCGTTCCCGTCATTCGTGCGACGAAAGAGATGTCGTTCATCACGATGGAGCATGATTTCATGGGCTATTATCTGTTTTCGAATGAAGCCTGTTTTAATACCGAGGACAAGGTGAAAGCAATCTTTTCTGACGATGGTACCATTGAATTCTATTGATGAAACAAGCAGTTGAATTATGTAGATGGATCTAGCAGAATACGTGGAGGAATTTTTATGTTATATATCTATCTCGATGAACATACGAATCATGCAAAAGTGGTCAAAGACCACTATCTCGATATTGATCCACCAGGTGCTGTTAAGTCGATTTATTCGATGGGATGTATTCCGAATGACGAGAAACGTGACTATCAAAATGACTCCAATGAAGTACTGAAGCATTTTTTGACGCGTCTGAATCGCTTTCCACTATTCGTTACGTTCGGCGGTGGTTTTACCAATGAAGAGGTGGAACCATTTTTTCAGAAGGAAAACCTATGCTATACAAAGGTTCAACCAGGTAAGAGCAGTCCTTATTATAGCGTTCAGGTAAACTATATAAGCGAACTTGAGCGTCTACTGGACGAAACGTATTGGTATGCAGCTGTGAATGATTTTTACTTCCTATCCTTTACGAATCTCCTGACGTTTGAACGGAAAATGGTCAAAGGATGGTTTTTCAAAAAAGAACGTATCGTTCCTGTCATTCGTGCGACAAAAGAGATGTCATTCATCACGATGGAGCATGATTTCATGGGCTATTACCTGTTTTCGAATGAAGCTTGTTTTGATACTGAAGACAAGGTAAAAGCGTTTCTTCCGAAAGGAGACGGCATCGACTACTATGATTGACATCCGGTCGGATGATAAAAGGGAGGACATCATGTTTGGAATTAGTACAAGTTTAAAAGAAATGCCAGAAAATGAAAAAGAGATTCTCTGGTATCCGAGTAACGTCCAACGCTTTTTGAAAGAAGACTTCGCAAGGATATCTAATCGTTGCGATCTCTTGATTAATCTCGATCCTTACACTGATAAGTTGTTTGGAGCGAGAGAAGTGAATGAGTTGATCGGAGTTTGCGAACTACTTATTCAACGCTATTGCACACCGAAGGAAGCGTGGATGATGAATCAAGCGAATTATTATGCGAATGAGCCGTGGGTGATGCATCAGTCAGACAAACGAGTAATGGAACTGCATCAATTTTTAGAGTTGCTGAAGCGAATGTGTATCGCATCTGTCTATCAGAACGCGTTGATTTGTTTTTGGGGCGACTAATCGTTTAAATTTTGATGAATAATTAAAAATTGGAGTTTTTGAAAAGTGAGAAAAAAGCTGAAAATAACTGGAATAGTAGTTGGCATAAGTTTGGCTGTATATATTGTATGGATGATCTATCGACTATTTTTCTTAGTTGATATCAATGTTGTTCCAAAAGAAGAATATATCTCAAAAAGTACATCGCCCGATCAGGCGTATACGGTTCGCTTTTACCGCGCAAATGGTGGTGCGACGGTGGATTATGCAATGCTCGGCATTATGGAAAATAAGAACGGAGAAAAGCGTAGAATGTACTGGGAGTATCCTTGTCGCGAAATAAAAGAAGTGAAGTGGACGAAGGATACGGTGACAATCAATGGCACTAAAATCAAGATATGGAGTCAAGTGTACGACTTCAGAGAGGGCATATACGAAGCAGACTAAGAGGAACATGAGGATGATGATATGCATTCAGCAAATTTTGGCGTACGACCACGTGACGTAGTTGTTAGAAACCAAGCATGGATGAAAGACGATATTTACCGATTGCTTGGTTTCTTCAATAGATAGCGAGGTGGTGGACCGAAAGATTGCTCCGCTTCGAAATACGCTAGTTCGCCTGGAATACAGGAAATGATCGAGGCGAATCCAAAGCCGATAGCGTGTTCGAGTGCTTCACGGAGAGGTAACGTTTTCCCGCTAATCAGCTCGTTTTCTGATAGGCAATAGCACATATCCGGTGCACCGTACTGCTTCAATAAATCATACGTATCTTCAGGCCATGAATTAGGTGGTTTGATTTCAATCAAATAATCATTCTTCAGCATGCTTAAATACCGGTGATCTAACCGCTGGAGCGCCATATCTCGTTTCTTTGGCGTGAACAGTTCATGCAGAACGCGCTCTTGAACGCGTTTGACGAAAAACGATTGGACGAGCACTCTTTCTTGATCTTTATCCATGTTTTCATTTCCTTTCTACTTCATCTATCGTACCGAATCCATTACTTACACTCGTTGAATTCATTTTACATGACAAGGAGCCGAATCATGCACTATTTATCAGCAGGATATTATCTTATTCTGCCAACTTCTCGAAAAGAATACATGGACAAGGCTGTTATTCCTGAGTCCGTTCTATCCGTAAGTGAATGCATCTGTACACACTATCCTGACATCAGTATCTTATGGGGAAACGTGGAAGTAAAGAAAGAACGTTATATGGAGCAACTCGGTCTATCACTTAATACCTTTCAGTTACTCGAACAATGGATAGAAGAACATCGGAAGACAGGAGATATGTTGTTTCCTCAAGTGTTCTCTAACTTAGATGCTGCGCAAACGTTCGTAGATCGTTTTTTGAATCATCTTCCTGACATACGCCTCATCAGCATCGGTTTGCCCGAACAGTATAGAGTGGATTTCCTTGATGACGTAACGGCTTTTAGTAATAAAAATCCTGATCCTTATGGAGTAGAAAAAATCTTGCAACGGCAACTTCCAGTTAATATGGAGGGAGCACAAATAATCGGGTACGAAGTGTTAGGATTTGATTCGGGATCATTTCATTCGTATTTGTGTAATGGACTGGAACGCGATTTCAGTCACCATTTTAACTTTTCATTAAACAGCCATGGTTTGATCCATACGTTCGAAGAAGCGGATCGTTACTCAGATTATTGTAATGAATTAGGCGAGGTGACAGAAGCAGTCTTATGGCTTCCGTGGGCGATTTTTGAATATGAACGCAGCAATTAGAAGCAAGTAATCATAAATTTTAATGGAGGTTGATTTAATGAACTATCTTGATCATTTAGAAAAGCATTGTGGAGAATTTTCGGAAGCATTTCCAATCGAGGAACTTGAACAAAAGAACGTCCAAATCTTGAAATTCAAAGATGCACCATTCAAGGAAACCTATACGATTGCATCCTTTGGATTACTTTTTCATCCACTCCAAATGGAAGATGGTTCACTGATGCATCAAGAAATAATGATGTCAGCGGAACAACCAGACGTTCAGGATGAGATCATTTTTCTACTCTGGCAATTGGCTGAATACGCGATGAGAACAGGACATGCATTTGATGCAGCAGAATACTATCCACTCCCTGAAGGAATATTTGAAAAGTATCAGTTCTCATCTGTTTATGTTACAAGTCCTGTGTACTTTGATGAATCTTTCTGCCTATTTGAAACAGATTCTAATGTTGGGAACGAGCCTGACACAGTATTGCCAGTATTGTTCGTACCGATTTTTGAATCTGAGGAAAAATATATTGAAAAACACGGAGCGGATCGATTTGAAAATCTTTTATTTGAGACAGATGAGTTAGTAGATTTTAACCGTAAACCACTCGTATAAATGGTTACTGATAGTTATTTGAAAGACAAAACATCAATCATACATGATCTGATTGAAGATCTTAGAGGTTTAGAGAATAAAGGAGAATCAAATGAAGACGCCTCGTATACATGACATCATATCGAAATTAGAATCGGTTTTAGAAAATCAACTACCAAGGGAAGAAGCTTCAGAATGGGCTTACAAATGGATGATGATATCAGAAAATGAAGAGGGTTTGGAGACTACAGATTACGATATTTTAGTTTTCCAAGGCTTAACTAAGGTGTATGGCATGGACATGCTCAATAGTCCTACCGAATATCTTCATTGTGAGGAAGATATACGCGACTGGGTAAAGGAACTCCAAAATATCGAAAACCGTTATCATCAGAAGTGTAGAAAAAACTTCAACTAAAATTTTGATTATATCGCGCAATTACAGTAAACGATCTAGTTTCTTTGCAAAAGAAAGCTAATTTATCGGTTGTCACGTAAGGGGGAAGAAACTGAAGATTTTTGTGTTGACTCTTCTGATTTTTCATTAATGAATTATGTGCTTGAAATCGTCAAAACGTATGGCAGGGATGTATTCTCGCCTCTATCGCCCATGCTATCTTTGTCGCGAATAACCCTGATTTTGCTTATGAGCATTCGTGTGATGGTGATCATTACAGTAAGAATGATGGTCAAGGCTGTAGAGGAACAGTAACATTTGGACGAACAATTTTTTTAGCGGGCTTTCGAAACGAAGAATTTTTTAAAGAGACTACAGAAGCGAACAATTTACTAATCGTAGCTCCAGAAAAGCAGAAAGACTTGCTGCAGATGATACTTTTCAATATCTATTAGATGATGTTGAAGGAGTCATTCTCCCAGTCGTTACTACTGTCTTATGGGAATATATTTATGTACTAAGCCATGAAAAAAATACTTTTATTTCTTCTATATCAAATGTGGATGAAATTGTTCTAGGTTGCTATCTATACAAACTTAAGATTAGTAATAAAAATGAGTTGTACGAGTATATAAGCTTGATTTATCTAGACTCATTTAATGGATACAGTATGGTTATTTCAACAAATAAAGATATATGAATTTCTTAGTTCTACTACAGAAACATACTTTCTAACATTAGGTCACGATGGAGATGGTTTTGACTTTATAGCAAATTATAAAAATCACCCATACAAGTATGTAAAAATAGTTGATAAGTAATTAAAGAGAGCTCTCGATGATCGAGAGCTCTCTTTATCTTGATGTTTTAAAATTAAAATTCATACTAAGAAAACAGATATGTTGTAATTGTGAGAGCTCTGATCCAACAACGATTAAGATTCAAGCATCACGCGATCCAATTGATGCAAATACAGTTTGGTAGTAAGAAAAATAACAAATGAAAAGCCGAACAGCAAATAAAGTGGTGATTGATATGTTAAGACACTCAATGTTGCTAGTAGAAGAAATGAAAACAATAAAATGTATCCATAGCGTACTAGACTAAAAAGGGCTAGCTTAAGGGCATCCCTTTTTTTCAAATCGTAATGCGAGAGAATCGGAAATAAGAAAACAGAAATAGCCAAGAAGAACAGACTGACGATTGAAAGACTCGTAAATAAGAAGGTCTGTCCTGTCTCTAAGTGGCGAATGATTAAAAAGTCAAAAAGTAAAAACAGTAAGATGAAGGTCCACAAAATACCGAATTTAAAATGGAACTGCATCGCTTCTTTAAAGAAACGAATGTAGGCTCGAAAAACACTGTAATCTTGATGAACTGACCATTGTCTTGTGACGGCAGTTAGTGCATAAAGAGCTGGGAAAATCGTGATGACTGGTAAAAGGGTGATAAAAAAAATGAAGTTCAACTGTACGAGTCCAGTAGTGAATTCAAGTAGCTGGAATAGTTTGTTTTGTTCATGTCTTAAGTTCATAAGTACCTCCCCCGAAGTTCTGCTCAAAAATTAACTAGATTTAGATTCGAGACGATTAAATGGTGCTGTTGAGTTACGAATAATTAATTCCGGTTCATAAATGTGAGATGGAGGGGCTTCTTTTTTTTCCACCGCTGCAATAATCCGTTCTGCTGCAGCGCGTCCAAGTTCTTGTTTCGGGTGAATGATCGAAGTCAATTTCACTTCCGTTGCCACTGCAAGTACGGAATCATCATAACCCACGAGAGAGACATCTCGAGGAACAGATAGATGTAGCTTCCGTAACTGATCCAAGACACTTAATGCCAATTGGTCATTGTAACAAACCACAGCACTTGGTCGATGCTTTCCATTTTCAAAGAGACGTCCAATCGAATCATAAAAACTTGGAATTAACTCTTCCGTTGTATAGGTAATGATTAATTCTGGCT contains:
- a CDS encoding DUF5412 family protein, whose translation is MRKKLKITGIVVGISLAVYIVWMIYRLFFLVDINVVPKEEYISKSTSPDQAYTVRFYRANGGATVDYAMLGIMENKNGEKRRMYWEYPCREIKEVKWTKDTVTINGTKIKIWSQVYDFREGIYEAD
- a CDS encoding suppressor of fused domain protein, which encodes MNYLDHLEKHCGEFSEAFPIEELEQKNVQILKFKDAPFKETYTIASFGLLFHPLQMEDGSLMHQEIMMSAEQPDVQDEIIFLLWQLAEYAMRTGHAFDAAEYYPLPEGIFEKYQFSSVYVTSPVYFDESFCLFETDSNVGNEPDTVLPVLFVPIFESEEKYIEKHGADRFENLLFETDELVDFNRKPLV
- a CDS encoding DUF624 domain-containing protein, coding for MNLRHEQNKLFQLLEFTTGLVQLNFIFFITLLPVITIFPALYALTAVTRQWSVHQDYSVFRAYIRFFKEAMQFHFKFGILWTFILLFLLFDFLIIRHLETGQTFLFTSLSIVSLFFLAISVFLFPILSHYDLKKRDALKLALFSLVRYGYILLFSFLLLATLSVLTYQSPLYLLFGFSFVIFLTTKLYLHQLDRVMLES